AAAACCGATTCCGATCCCAGCTTCACTTAACATTAATTGATCATTGGCTCCGTCCCCTACGGCGATCACGTTTTCCTTCTTAATCCGGAACTTTTCCCTGAGTTCAATCAGGGATTCCCTTTTTACGTCCTTGTCCACGATCCTTCCGGAAACTCCTCCGGTCAGCTTTCCGTCCTTCCTTTCCAAAACGTTGGCGCGAACCTCGTCTATGAAATGCTCCGTTCGGAATCTTTCCAGAATGTCCTGAAAGCCTCCGCTAAAAACGGCCGTCCTTACGTTTTTTTCTCTCAGCCTGGGAAGAAGGTCCGAGACACCTTCATTTAACGAAAGTCTGGAATACAAATCCGCCAAGGCCGCAACCGGCAAATCCTTTAAATACGAACAACGTTTCCTTAACGCATCTTGGAAATTCAAATTTCCTTCCATCGCTTCCCTGGTGACCGAGGAAACTTCCTCGTAAACTCCCGCAAAACGTGCCAACTCGTCGATCACTTCCTCGTGGATCAAAGTGGAATCCATATCGAAGCAAAAAAGGGATTCTCCTACGATACGATTTTTTATTAAGAGAACATCGATTCTAAATCGGGAAAGTTCGCTGCGCAACCCGATGAGATCTTCCCGGGACACGGCGAAAGAATCGGACGAAAAAC
The genomic region above belongs to Leptospira fletcheri and contains:
- the serB gene encoding phosphoserine phosphatase SerB, which translates into the protein MLLFFTEPSANAKEEIRRSLARFDSDQRLLENTKVSVPSGWKCFSSDSFAVSREDLIGLRSELSRFRIDVLLIKNRIVGESLFCFDMDSTLIHEEVIDELARFAGVYEEVSSVTREAMEGNLNFQDALRKRCSYLKDLPVAALADLYSRLSLNEGVSDLLPRLREKNVRTAVFSGGFQDILERFRTEHFIDEVRANVLERKDGKLTGGVSGRIVDKDVKRESLIELREKFRIKKENVIAVGDGANDQLMLSEAGIGIGFHAKEGLKNTIVNWVDFAPMDVLLFLFES